A stretch of the Candidatus Babeliales bacterium genome encodes the following:
- a CDS encoding rRNA pseudouridine synthase, whose translation MNHPLNKYLAQAGVTSRRKAVDLIKSGAVTVNNHVVKEPYHQVSSDDTIKVNGALIHQIIVKHVFILNKPKGYITTTSDDRKRRTVMDLFVDIKERLFPIGRLDKDTTGVLLITNDGDLAHKLSHPRYEVAKVYDVVLDRPFEHRDYELIKRGLRLSDGIIKVDHIVYRKHSKKVRLSLHSGKNRIVRRIFEHIGYEVKALDRKAYAGLTHFGLARGAWRSLTKQEHSKLTAR comes from the coding sequence ATGAACCACCCACTCAATAAATATTTGGCACAAGCTGGCGTAACGTCACGGCGGAAGGCCGTCGACTTAATAAAGTCAGGCGCTGTAACGGTCAATAACCATGTCGTTAAAGAGCCTTATCATCAAGTATCCAGTGATGACACAATCAAAGTAAACGGAGCGTTAATTCATCAGATCATTGTAAAACACGTATTTATTCTCAATAAACCTAAGGGATACATAACAACCACATCTGATGATCGCAAGCGTAGAACCGTTATGGATCTGTTTGTCGACATCAAAGAGCGACTCTTTCCTATAGGAAGACTCGATAAAGACACAACTGGTGTATTACTCATCACCAACGATGGAGACTTAGCCCATAAACTCTCACACCCCCGCTACGAAGTTGCCAAAGTCTATGACGTGGTCCTTGATCGTCCATTTGAGCATAGGGATTATGAACTCATCAAGCGAGGGCTTCGACTCTCAGACGGTATAATCAAAGTGGATCACATTGTTTACAGAAAGCACAGTAAAAAGGTTAGGCTCTCACTACACAGCGGTAAAAATAGAATCGTTCGCAGGATCTTCGAGCACATCGGCTATGAGGTCAAGGCACTCGATCGAAAAGCTTACGCAGGGCTAACGCACTTCGGTCTTGCGCGAGGCGCATGGCGATCGTTGACTAAGCAAGAGCACTCAAAATTGACTGCACGCTAA
- a CDS encoding TraR/DksA family transcriptional regulator, whose amino-acid sequence MERKQQLEQELVELYSEKFSDDQVQDIGDQALSSTMEALRSSLQDKEIEEYNMIRQVIDRIDSGEYGICVDCGQPISEKRLSVYLNATRCLACQEALEG is encoded by the coding sequence ATGGAGCGTAAACAGCAGCTTGAACAAGAACTCGTTGAGCTTTATAGCGAAAAGTTCTCAGATGATCAGGTCCAGGATATAGGTGACCAGGCTCTCTCGTCGACTATGGAGGCTCTCAGGAGTTCACTCCAGGATAAGGAAATCGAAGAGTACAATATGATTCGCCAGGTAATAGATCGCATCGATTCGGGCGAATACGGTATCTGTGTGGATTGTGGGCAGCCCATCTCGGAAAAGCGATTAAGTGTTTACCTCAATGCAACTAGGTGTTTGGCTTGCCAAGAAGCCTTAGAAGGGTAG
- the gyrB gene encoding DNA topoisomerase (ATP-hydrolyzing) subunit B produces MSNDSANKTNKEYGASSIRVMEGLEAVRKRPAMYIGSTGPNGLHHLVYEVVDNSIDEALAGHCDTIIVTLHKNGACSVEDNGRGIPIDMHPTERVSATQVVLTKLHAGGKFDKDSYKYSGGLHGVGVSVVNALSSKLTAEVYRIGKIHSISFERGKPLSELTVIGETEKRGTLISFMPDPAIFQETTTFNFDILSARLRELAFLNKGVHITITDEINEKENKFFFEGGIVSFVEHINKKKTPLFKEIMHLETNDDQYMLELALQYNDGYGEQVFSFVNNINTAEGGTHVSGFKSALTKICNRKASELGALKPNDSFSSDDVREGLVAVISMKAPEPQFEGQTKTKLGNSEVKGLVDSWVFSFLDTYFEENPAVAKKIFQKAELAKRAREAARKARDLTRRKTALDSMILPGKLADCSEEDATKTELFIVEGDSAGGCFSSDTKVALVDGRMVSFAQLIEEDKQGKQNYCYTITKDGNIDIAPIKHPRITKRDASVIRITLDNDKGITCTPDHLFMLRDGSYKKAQDLTKKDSLMPLNRKLSEIKHRITIKDYEMVLDPKKHKWIFTHLLSDRYNLRHGTYKLEDGSHKHHIDFNKHNNNPENLVRMIPEDHLALHRSMLHKTIHREDVKEKARQAHAKPEYRKKISKLMSTSKMRSLLSSRAKKQWEDEEYKHYMTSKFLEFYHSNADYRKQNNEQLNQAQQEYWNSEESRTKQAQRVTKFFKKHPERREELSDLAKQQWQDLELLEWRSQKTSEQWTDEFREKRKKAYNQAYYKHSMGLLKKVFEQDHCLDNYDKTRIAENNKILLRLDTVCERFFDGNYTQLTEAVKHYNHKIKSIQYLSSKIDVYDLEVEGTHNFALASGVFVHNSSKQARDRDIQAVLPLKGKILNVEKARLDRMLSNEEIKALISAIGCGIGDDFDVTKARYHKIVVCTDADVDGAHIRTLLLTLFFRYMNPLIEAGYLYIAQPPLYKAKIGKKEQYLQNEQAFKHFLFDWARENLELKTPQKTFDETAWNEFFGSLTDYSDKLEEASKRFGLTEANCHKLVKFLTAFSWDKAEGKTALRDKLQEVFTSFKVSITQPEPIVHEDGATEPVADTDIHIVFKKDNKEWSVRLNFFSSSMIRTLIEAFAPLTFLETKEWTLGVKDREKDTSAKGTLKLINTIAKLSKSFMSVQRYKGLGEMNADQLWETAMNPKTRLMLKVSIEDALEADSWFATLMGDDVTGRKAYIEQFGHFVKNLDI; encoded by the coding sequence ATGAGTAATGACTCGGCCAATAAAACAAATAAAGAATATGGTGCCTCGTCCATTCGTGTTATGGAAGGACTCGAGGCTGTACGTAAACGTCCTGCAATGTACATCGGTAGCACAGGACCTAATGGGCTCCACCATCTTGTCTATGAAGTTGTTGATAATTCAATCGACGAAGCCCTCGCTGGCCACTGCGACACTATCATCGTTACGCTTCACAAAAACGGCGCATGTTCCGTCGAAGATAACGGACGAGGTATTCCAATCGATATGCACCCAACAGAACGCGTATCCGCTACTCAAGTTGTACTCACAAAATTACACGCTGGCGGCAAATTCGACAAAGATTCGTACAAGTACTCTGGGGGACTTCATGGCGTTGGTGTCTCAGTTGTCAATGCTCTCTCCAGCAAATTAACCGCCGAGGTTTATCGTATAGGGAAAATTCACAGTATCTCATTTGAACGTGGAAAGCCACTTTCTGAACTAACCGTAATAGGTGAAACTGAAAAACGTGGAACCCTCATTAGCTTCATGCCAGATCCAGCCATCTTTCAAGAAACTACAACATTCAACTTTGACATACTCTCAGCACGCCTCCGCGAACTCGCATTTCTTAATAAGGGCGTACACATCACGATTACCGATGAAATCAATGAAAAAGAAAATAAGTTTTTCTTTGAAGGTGGCATCGTTTCGTTCGTCGAACATATCAATAAAAAGAAGACTCCACTTTTTAAAGAGATCATGCATCTTGAAACCAACGATGATCAATATATGCTCGAGCTTGCGCTTCAATATAATGATGGCTACGGAGAACAAGTCTTCTCATTTGTTAACAATATTAATACCGCCGAAGGTGGTACCCATGTATCTGGATTCAAGTCTGCGCTCACAAAAATTTGCAATCGCAAAGCATCAGAACTCGGCGCACTAAAACCAAACGATAGCTTCTCGAGTGATGACGTCCGCGAAGGGCTGGTGGCTGTCATTAGCATGAAAGCACCAGAACCACAGTTTGAGGGTCAAACTAAAACTAAGTTGGGTAATAGTGAAGTTAAAGGTCTCGTGGATTCATGGGTCTTTTCATTCCTAGATACATACTTTGAAGAAAACCCCGCTGTCGCCAAAAAGATTTTTCAAAAGGCTGAGCTCGCAAAGCGTGCTCGTGAAGCAGCCCGAAAAGCTCGTGATCTAACACGAAGAAAAACAGCACTTGACTCCATGATTCTTCCCGGAAAACTTGCTGATTGCTCCGAAGAAGATGCAACAAAAACAGAATTATTTATTGTGGAGGGTGACTCTGCAGGTGGCTGTTTTTCTAGTGATACTAAGGTTGCACTTGTTGATGGAAGAATGGTTTCGTTTGCGCAGCTCATTGAGGAAGATAAGCAAGGCAAGCAGAATTATTGCTACACGATTACTAAGGATGGCAATATTGATATTGCACCAATCAAGCACCCACGAATCACCAAGCGCGATGCCTCTGTTATTCGCATAACACTCGATAATGATAAAGGTATTACCTGTACACCTGACCACTTATTTATGCTTCGAGATGGCTCATATAAAAAGGCCCAAGATTTAACAAAAAAAGATTCCTTGATGCCTCTCAATAGAAAACTCTCTGAGATTAAACACCGTATCACGATTAAAGATTATGAGATGGTTCTGGATCCAAAAAAACATAAATGGATCTTCACTCATCTGCTCTCGGATCGTTACAACCTCAGACATGGTACCTATAAATTAGAAGATGGTTCCCACAAACACCACATCGACTTTAATAAGCACAATAATAATCCTGAAAATCTTGTCCGCATGATTCCAGAAGATCATCTAGCACTTCACCGAAGCATGCTTCACAAAACGATTCATCGCGAAGATGTAAAGGAAAAGGCACGACAAGCGCACGCCAAACCAGAATATCGCAAAAAAATTAGTAAGCTCATGTCGACATCTAAAATGAGGTCACTCTTAAGTAGTCGAGCCAAAAAGCAATGGGAAGATGAAGAATATAAGCACTACATGACTTCTAAATTCCTCGAATTTTATCACTCCAATGCGGACTACAGAAAACAGAATAATGAACAGCTCAATCAAGCACAGCAGGAATATTGGAACTCTGAAGAAAGCCGCACCAAACAAGCACAACGTGTCACAAAATTTTTCAAAAAGCATCCTGAGCGTCGTGAAGAACTTTCTGACCTAGCAAAACAGCAATGGCAAGATCTAGAACTCCTAGAATGGCGGTCACAAAAAACCTCTGAGCAATGGACAGATGAGTTCAGAGAAAAACGAAAAAAAGCCTATAACCAAGCATATTACAAACATAGTATGGGCTTATTGAAGAAGGTGTTTGAACAAGACCACTGTTTAGATAATTACGACAAAACCCGCATTGCAGAAAACAATAAAATCCTTCTTCGCTTAGACACCGTCTGCGAACGATTCTTTGATGGAAATTATACTCAGCTCACAGAAGCAGTGAAACACTATAATCACAAGATTAAATCGATTCAGTATCTCAGTAGCAAGATTGATGTGTATGATCTTGAAGTAGAAGGCACTCACAATTTTGCTCTTGCATCAGGAGTCTTTGTTCACAACTCAAGTAAACAAGCACGTGATCGCGATATTCAAGCCGTATTACCACTTAAAGGTAAAATTTTAAACGTAGAAAAAGCACGACTCGATCGCATGCTCTCTAACGAAGAAATCAAAGCACTAATTTCAGCGATCGGCTGTGGAATTGGTGATGATTTCGATGTCACCAAAGCCCGCTATCATAAGATCGTTGTCTGTACCGATGCTGACGTTGATGGTGCACATATTAGAACATTACTTTTAACCTTGTTCTTCCGATACATGAATCCACTCATTGAAGCTGGATACCTCTATATTGCACAGCCGCCTCTTTACAAGGCAAAGATTGGCAAAAAAGAACAATATTTACAGAACGAACAAGCATTCAAACATTTCTTATTTGATTGGGCTCGAGAAAACTTAGAATTAAAAACACCACAAAAAACATTCGATGAAACAGCATGGAATGAGTTCTTTGGGTCCCTTACCGATTACTCCGACAAACTTGAAGAAGCAAGCAAACGTTTTGGACTTACTGAGGCAAACTGCCATAAACTAGTCAAATTCCTAACGGCATTTAGCTGGGACAAGGCAGAAGGGAAAACAGCACTTCGAGACAAACTCCAAGAAGTATTTACGTCGTTTAAGGTCTCTATTACTCAGCCAGAACCAATAGTTCATGAAGATGGCGCAACAGAACCAGTAGCCGATACTGACATTCATATCGTCTTCAAAAAAGACAACAAAGAATGGTCGGTACGCTTAAACTTTTTCTCATCAAGCATGATCAGGACACTTATAGAAGCATTTGCTCCACTAACATTTCTCGAAACAAAGGAGTGGACACTGGGCGTTAAAGATCGTGAAAAGGATACATCTGCCAAAGGAACCTTGAAGCTTATAAATACTATTGCAAAGTTAAGCAAGAGCTTCATGAGCGTACAGCGCTATAAGGGTCTGGGTGAAATGAATGCTGACCAACTTTGGGAAACAGCCATGAATCCAAAGACTCGCTTAATGCTCAAAGTATCAATCGAAGATGCACTCGAAGCTGATTCGTGGTTTGCTACCTTGATGGGCGATGATGTCACCGGACGGAAAGCCTATATTGAACAATTTGGACACTTTGTTAAGAATCTCGACATCTAG
- a CDS encoding S-adenosylmethionine decarboxylase — MKKLCLALIMTVGFINVHAAVRCDSYETIQEAYDQGEVWGVLTSIDLHDCNPETIRSADAIRDYVVQLCELIEMRRFGECQVVHFGDDEKVSGFSMTQLIETSLISGHFANFTNTAYIDVFSCKLYDPTLVIDFTKKFFEAADATANIALRN; from the coding sequence ATGAAGAAATTATGTTTAGCTCTGATTATGACAGTTGGTTTTATTAATGTACATGCAGCTGTTCGATGCGATTCATATGAAACAATTCAAGAAGCATACGATCAGGGAGAGGTGTGGGGTGTGCTGACGAGTATTGATCTTCATGATTGTAATCCTGAGACGATACGTTCAGCTGATGCAATCCGTGATTATGTAGTACAATTATGCGAGTTGATTGAGATGCGACGATTTGGAGAATGCCAGGTCGTACACTTTGGGGATGATGAAAAAGTTTCTGGATTTTCCATGACTCAATTAATTGAAACCTCACTTATTTCAGGCCATTTTGCTAATTTTACCAACACTGCCTATATTGACGTCTTTAGCTGTAAACTTTATGATCCCACGCTTGTGATCGACTTTACCAAAAAGTTTTTTGAAGCCGCTGATGCAACAGCAAATATTGCTCTAAGGAACTAA
- a CDS encoding nucleoside deaminase, which yields MQIPQKVRERFMQEALKQAHKAFDKDEVPVGAVVVDKHGTLIARAHNQVESTDTQTAHAELLALRKAGEKNGDWRLDGFWLYVTLEPCAMCLHAIALSRLAGVIYGADSPVFGFHLDKLGTLSIYRDRTLPFEIIGGVKAHEAGELLREFFRKKRVGSERGKKFSRGASGSGED from the coding sequence ATGCAGATTCCCCAAAAAGTCCGAGAACGTTTTATGCAAGAGGCGCTTAAGCAGGCGCACAAGGCGTTCGATAAGGATGAGGTTCCTGTTGGTGCCGTTGTGGTTGACAAGCATGGTACACTGATTGCCCGTGCGCACAATCAAGTAGAGTCTACTGATACGCAAACCGCCCATGCTGAATTACTTGCTCTTCGCAAGGCAGGTGAAAAAAATGGGGATTGGAGACTAGACGGATTTTGGTTGTATGTGACGTTAGAGCCGTGTGCCATGTGTTTGCATGCCATAGCATTAAGCCGGCTTGCAGGAGTAATATACGGTGCAGATTCTCCTGTGTTTGGCTTTCATCTTGACAAGCTTGGAACACTTTCGATATACAGAGACAGGACGCTGCCTTTCGAGATAATCGGTGGGGTTAAAGCGCATGAAGCAGGAGAGTTGTTACGTGAATTTTTTAGAAAAAAAAGGGTAGGTAGTGAGCGCGGTAAAAAGTTCAGTAGAGGTGCGTCAGGATCTGGGGAGGATTAA
- a CDS encoding superoxide dismutase: MFVLPPLPYSYDALEPYLDARTMEIHYDRHHRGYLNKTNELLQKHPELFKQTINDLLRHLDSIPEDIRHGLRNFGGGFANHTLFWTCMKPGGGGTPQGEVAHAIEQEFGSFDSFKDRFTGAARSLFGSGWTWLVVTSEHTLEIMTTQDQDTPLSYGKEPLLALDLWEHAYYLKYQNKRPDFITAWWHVVNWDTVEQLYKNAVS; the protein is encoded by the coding sequence ATGTTTGTTCTTCCTCCACTTCCTTATTCATATGATGCGCTTGAGCCATATCTTGACGCTCGAACAATGGAGATTCATTATGATCGACATCATCGTGGATATTTGAACAAGACCAATGAACTTCTTCAAAAACATCCAGAACTTTTCAAGCAAACCATTAATGATTTATTGCGGCATCTGGACTCGATTCCTGAAGATATTCGTCATGGCCTGCGGAATTTCGGAGGTGGTTTTGCAAATCATACCTTGTTCTGGACCTGCATGAAGCCGGGTGGTGGGGGTACTCCCCAAGGTGAGGTGGCACATGCAATTGAACAGGAATTTGGTAGTTTTGATTCCTTCAAGGATCGTTTTACAGGGGCGGCTCGGTCGTTGTTTGGAAGTGGCTGGACATGGTTAGTAGTGACATCAGAGCATACGCTTGAGATCATGACAACACAGGATCAAGATACGCCATTGTCTTATGGTAAGGAGCCTCTTCTTGCCCTCGATCTCTGGGAGCACGCGTACTACCTAAAATACCAGAATAAGCGGCCTGATTTTATTACTGCCTGGTGGCACGTCGTCAATTGGGATACCGTTGAGCAACTTTATAAAAATGCCGTTTCTTAG
- a CDS encoding septum formation initiator family protein gives MLSLKQTLFRIFFGIEVVVFIFMYLCGTHGIQARRQLHIENLGLSDKIAAQRIEVAKLECEIDRWKTDSFYKEKLAREHLGLAREGDIVYYRSSITE, from the coding sequence ATGCTGTCCTTAAAACAAACACTGTTTCGTATTTTTTTTGGTATAGAAGTTGTTGTTTTTATTTTTATGTATTTATGTGGTACACATGGAATACAAGCTCGTCGACAACTTCATATTGAGAATCTCGGATTATCTGATAAAATCGCCGCCCAGAGGATTGAGGTGGCAAAGCTCGAGTGTGAAATAGATCGTTGGAAAACAGATTCATTTTATAAGGAAAAATTAGCACGAGAGCATCTCGGTTTAGCCCGCGAGGGCGATATTGTGTATTATCGCAGCAGTATTACTGAATAA
- the lysS gene encoding lysine--tRNA ligase produces MQDTDRSEHDVRVEKVAKLKEQGIEAWPPCIPVGITTKTIISRFDDEQEIVEYSLAGRLMTIRHHGKTIFANLQDQDDRLQLYIRQDVVGEEAFTLFNTMIDMGDIVWVTGTSFKTKTGEITLKVAKFVLLSKCLHPLPEKYHGLADIEVRYRQRYLDLMSNPETKDKFIIRSKLVRELRRYLDDHGYLEVETPMLHPIPGGANARPFVTHHNTYDMDLYLRIAPELYLKRLVVGGFERVYEINRNFRNEGISTKHNPEFTMLEFYTAYQDYEYAMAFVEALIRSAMTEAVGALKVSFGEQTIDFSASFARIPMRSSLIEIGGLSEKEISEKFIDATLKKHKIAVPRQHASYNEKIYILFEELVEGKLIYPTFIIDFPIEVSPLAKRDKDNPTIAARFELFIGGMELANGFNELNDPFDQAERFREQAQAKSEGDVEAMHYDDDYVRALEYGLPPTVGVGVGIDRLTMLVTNTTSIKDVILFPTLKTKNE; encoded by the coding sequence ATGCAAGACACGGATCGCAGTGAGCACGATGTACGTGTGGAAAAAGTTGCCAAGCTCAAAGAACAGGGTATAGAAGCATGGCCACCATGTATACCTGTTGGAATCACAACAAAAACAATCATTTCTCGCTTTGATGATGAGCAGGAGATTGTTGAATATTCGCTTGCTGGTCGACTTATGACTATTCGTCATCACGGCAAAACAATTTTTGCAAATCTCCAAGACCAAGATGATCGCTTACAACTCTACATTCGTCAAGATGTTGTAGGCGAAGAGGCATTTACCCTCTTTAACACCATGATAGATATGGGCGATATTGTCTGGGTAACGGGGACCTCATTTAAGACCAAGACGGGTGAGATAACTCTGAAGGTTGCTAAGTTTGTCCTCTTAAGTAAATGTCTACATCCGCTTCCAGAAAAATATCATGGTCTTGCTGATATAGAAGTACGATATCGTCAGCGGTACCTCGACCTGATGAGTAATCCAGAAACTAAAGATAAGTTTATAATTCGATCTAAGTTGGTCCGTGAGCTACGTCGTTATTTAGATGATCATGGTTATCTTGAAGTAGAAACACCAATGCTTCATCCGATTCCAGGTGGTGCGAATGCGCGACCGTTTGTAACGCACCATAATACTTATGATATGGATCTGTATTTGCGAATTGCTCCTGAACTATATTTGAAACGATTGGTTGTTGGGGGTTTTGAGCGTGTATATGAGATTAATCGTAATTTCAGAAATGAAGGGATTTCAACCAAGCATAATCCTGAATTTACCATGCTTGAATTTTATACGGCATATCAGGATTACGAATATGCGATGGCATTTGTCGAAGCGTTGATCCGTTCTGCCATGACGGAAGCTGTAGGAGCACTAAAGGTTTCATTTGGTGAGCAGACGATTGATTTCTCAGCATCATTTGCACGTATTCCGATGAGATCATCATTGATTGAGATTGGTGGTTTATCAGAGAAAGAAATCTCCGAAAAATTTATTGATGCTACCTTGAAAAAGCACAAGATTGCCGTACCGCGTCAACATGCTTCATATAATGAAAAGATCTATATATTGTTTGAAGAGTTGGTGGAAGGAAAATTAATTTATCCAACCTTTATCATAGATTTTCCAATTGAGGTCTCTCCGCTTGCAAAGCGTGATAAAGATAATCCAACAATTGCCGCACGGTTTGAGTTGTTTATCGGTGGCATGGAACTTGCTAATGGATTCAACGAGCTTAATGACCCATTTGATCAAGCAGAGCGTTTTAGGGAACAGGCACAAGCAAAAAGCGAGGGTGATGTTGAAGCGATGCACTATGATGATGACTATGTGCGTGCGCTTGAGTATGGTCTTCCTCCTACCGTTGGCGTTGGTGTTGGTATCGATCGTTTAACGATGTTGGTGACTAATACGACTTCCATTAAGGATGTGATTCTCTTTCCAACTTTGAAAACCAAAAATGAGTAA
- a CDS encoding S41 family peptidase, with the protein MKSAILSVILCMPILAQEEPILADTSQEPENHDAFDKEIYNWTKTLSEAFHLMKTKYYVKKFDIQDAMSNCIDSFVSQDPHSSFMNPKSYKDIIDSTNGEFFGIGVVISTNKAPEEEFLPILDTVPDGPADHAGLVQGDKIIEIDGLALRGMTSDEATAKLKGERNSKVHLKVIRDGYAEPLKFDITRDVVKDQNSLCYHFKDNDVYYIHLAMFTQNAPQQIEALLQKAQKKSCKGIILDLRNNSGGLLPSAVDLAGIFIDKGSVVVTTRDRNNTIQETFSTTRDPINISGIPLFVLVNNYTASAAEILAGCLQTYADRIAQQSKNKKQDRLLVFLVGTTTFGKGSVQEVIPVSNDCAVKITTSLYFLPNNITIQGVGITPDITIDSKLPPTEQMVWVNKHYGRESALKHSIKTNAQEKDAQKKSKNTGEEKTEKKSTKERRKEMIMRDSQIQDTLTCINILNLNPQAWNARTDAIKLLKKTFVNGNELVLEEVKA; encoded by the coding sequence ATGAAGTCAGCAATTCTCTCTGTTATCCTCTGCATGCCCATTCTTGCTCAAGAAGAACCTATCCTTGCAGACACATCACAAGAACCAGAAAATCATGATGCATTCGACAAGGAGATCTATAACTGGACTAAGACGCTCTCTGAGGCATTCCACCTCATGAAGACAAAATATTACGTTAAGAAATTTGATATCCAAGATGCAATGTCCAATTGTATCGATTCATTTGTGAGCCAAGATCCACACAGCTCCTTCATGAATCCAAAGTCATACAAAGATATCATTGACTCAACAAACGGAGAGTTTTTTGGAATCGGCGTGGTTATCTCAACAAACAAAGCCCCCGAGGAAGAATTTCTTCCTATCCTGGATACTGTTCCTGATGGCCCAGCAGATCACGCTGGACTGGTGCAAGGTGATAAGATTATTGAGATTGATGGCCTAGCGCTCAGAGGCATGACTTCTGATGAAGCAACTGCAAAATTAAAAGGTGAGCGTAATTCAAAAGTTCACTTAAAGGTCATTCGTGATGGATACGCTGAGCCACTGAAATTTGATATTACTCGTGACGTTGTCAAGGATCAAAATTCACTGTGTTACCACTTTAAAGACAATGATGTGTACTACATTCATTTGGCAATGTTCACACAAAACGCTCCGCAACAAATTGAAGCTCTTCTCCAAAAAGCTCAAAAAAAATCATGCAAAGGCATTATACTCGACCTACGCAATAACTCAGGAGGCCTTCTTCCCTCAGCAGTTGATCTTGCGGGTATTTTTATTGATAAGGGCAGTGTTGTCGTTACAACTCGCGATCGCAACAATACGATCCAGGAAACGTTCTCTACCACACGCGATCCGATCAATATCTCAGGAATACCTCTTTTTGTCCTCGTAAATAACTATACCGCATCCGCAGCAGAAATTCTTGCGGGCTGTCTTCAAACCTATGCCGATCGCATAGCACAACAATCAAAAAATAAAAAACAGGATAGATTGTTAGTTTTCCTTGTTGGCACAACTACATTTGGAAAAGGCTCTGTACAAGAAGTAATACCAGTCAGCAATGATTGCGCCGTTAAAATAACTACATCATTATATTTTTTACCAAACAACATCACGATTCAAGGTGTCGGTATAACACCCGACATAACGATTGATAGTAAGCTGCCGCCAACAGAACAGATGGTCTGGGTCAATAAACATTATGGCCGAGAAAGCGCGCTGAAACATTCCATCAAAACTAATGCGCAAGAAAAAGATGCTCAGAAAAAATCTAAAAATACTGGCGAAGAAAAAACTGAAAAAAAATCAACGAAAGAGCGTCGTAAAGAAATGATCATGCGTGATTCACAAATTCAAGATACACTTACCTGTATTAATATCTTGAACCTAAACCCGCAAGCATGGAATGCCAGAACTGATGCAATCAAACTATTGAAGAAAACATTTGTGAATGGTAACGAACTTGTTCTAGAAGAAGTAAAGGCATAA
- the rpsI gene encoding 30S ribosomal protein S9, protein MVQKKAARPTKKPAKAVKKTPIQSGHGVGRRKAAVARVWLYRGAGKMMVNDYPAESYFDTEVSRLSATAPLRVCAEASHYDVRVSVEGGGKAGQADAVKLGFARALLSTDESLKSVLRKHGLLTVDSRNKERKKYGQKAARRKFQFVKR, encoded by the coding sequence ATGGTACAAAAGAAGGCAGCTCGCCCCACCAAGAAACCAGCGAAAGCAGTCAAAAAAACTCCCATTCAATCAGGGCATGGCGTAGGCCGTCGTAAGGCCGCCGTTGCGCGTGTATGGCTGTACCGCGGTGCGGGCAAGATGATGGTTAACGACTATCCTGCCGAATCATATTTTGATACCGAAGTGTCCCGTCTCTCAGCGACTGCTCCATTGCGAGTATGCGCTGAAGCGTCTCATTACGATGTTCGTGTTTCTGTTGAAGGTGGAGGTAAGGCTGGTCAGGCTGATGCCGTCAAACTTGGCTTTGCACGAGCTCTTCTTAGCACTGACGAATCCCTTAAATCTGTACTTCGTAAACATGGTCTCTTGACCGTGGACTCTCGCAACAAGGAACGTAAGAAGTATGGACAAAAAGCGGCTCGTCGTAAGTTCCAATTCGTGAAACGTTAA